The Petrocella atlantisensis genome has a window encoding:
- a CDS encoding response regulator codes for MGYVRSMFILLMLILTLSNTIIASEMVLELTEEEQAFIQENPVIQVGIDPGFVPFEFIDQDGNYKGIAADYLELISKKTGLELVINKGLTWSEAYEKGVLKEVDLLPAISKTPEREAYFLFSNPFYYFQRVIVMKNDNTSISGIEDLAGLTVAVQKNSSHHSYLQEYPNINLSLYQTVEGALFDVANGSETAYVGNLATTSYLIKANGLTDLKYVKFEAEAKQSLHFAVRNDWPELASIIDKALANITEEEKIIIHNRWIGIDGDVDYGPIIQIALIIGILVAVAFGVSSYWILKLKKEISKRIEAEEELLMAKKEAEVANQIKSSFLARMSHEIRTPLNAITGMAYLMTKTNVDTTQSMYLEKITQASGNMLGIINDILDFSKIEAGKVEIENVPFELDRVIQDVINIVSFRIEEQGIGFSLSRDPNIPNALIGDSKRLEQILLNLINNAVKFTNEGGVYFDIRLVASTGPKCHLEFQVKDTGIGMSEEQVNQLFIPFSQADASINRRFGGTGLGLSIVKSLVNMMEGSIKTYSTLKEGSTFIINLTFDVDREKEVEAAKKGAAIYFQNLRTIVLEKTGANINLMKNYLGSFGMSAEFTTSQTDLVQVLEVANQDRIKPFDLVIIDYATCIEDGFMFVNHIRKYIKINFIPKIIMLLPLNRDDLFNKVFEYEIDMAITKPIIPSVLYNAIIEIFKEKAILSHKPVGENMVEAIEKKDYDYHLLVVEDNKTNQFIAKSILEQVGFKVDLADHGEDGLRLFTNNPNRYQLILMDLHMPIMNGYDTAKAIRELDEQIPIVAMTADAIMGVEEKCKAHGIEYYISKPFEPEVLLKKIIKIIEASGYKRQETVLDESDGLKYLGNNIELYKKVIQAYYEENQDTSKKLEEAIDQNNFKEAAQIVHKIKSSSGTIGAKKLYQVARDYQKALEDENLYQVKELKDRFSNLLKILLLEIESRLSKD; via the coding sequence ATGGGTTATGTAAGAAGTATGTTTATCCTTTTGATGCTGATCTTGACACTATCAAACACGATTATAGCCAGTGAGATGGTGCTTGAACTGACAGAGGAAGAACAAGCCTTTATTCAGGAAAACCCTGTCATACAAGTAGGAATCGACCCTGGATTTGTACCCTTTGAGTTCATCGATCAAGATGGTAATTATAAAGGTATTGCTGCGGACTATCTAGAATTGATCAGCAAGAAAACAGGACTTGAATTGGTAATTAACAAAGGTTTGACCTGGTCAGAGGCCTATGAAAAAGGCGTCCTTAAAGAAGTGGATCTATTACCGGCCATTTCCAAAACGCCGGAGCGTGAAGCGTATTTTCTTTTTTCAAATCCTTTTTATTACTTTCAACGTGTTATTGTAATGAAAAATGATAATACGAGTATTAGTGGTATTGAAGATTTGGCGGGTCTGACGGTAGCCGTTCAAAAAAACAGCTCTCACCATAGCTATTTGCAAGAATATCCCAATATTAATTTAAGCCTTTATCAAACAGTTGAAGGAGCATTGTTTGATGTGGCCAATGGTTCTGAGACAGCGTATGTCGGTAACCTTGCAACGACCAGTTACTTAATCAAAGCCAATGGTTTGACAGATTTAAAGTATGTTAAATTCGAAGCAGAGGCGAAACAGTCTTTGCATTTTGCGGTACGTAACGATTGGCCCGAATTGGCAAGTATTATAGATAAAGCGCTTGCAAATATAACAGAAGAAGAAAAGATTATCATACATAACAGATGGATTGGTATTGATGGCGATGTAGATTATGGACCGATCATTCAAATAGCTTTAATTATCGGGATATTGGTAGCGGTTGCTTTTGGAGTATCTTCCTATTGGATTCTAAAGCTAAAAAAAGAGATTTCAAAGAGAATCGAGGCAGAAGAAGAGCTTTTGATGGCAAAAAAAGAAGCAGAGGTGGCCAATCAGATTAAGTCTAGCTTTTTAGCTAGGATGTCACATGAAATAAGAACACCCCTTAATGCCATTACGGGTATGGCATATCTCATGACCAAAACAAATGTTGATACGACACAATCTATGTATCTGGAAAAGATTACACAAGCGTCCGGAAATATGTTGGGAATAATTAATGATATATTGGATTTTTCCAAAATCGAAGCCGGAAAAGTTGAGATTGAAAATGTGCCATTTGAATTGGACAGAGTCATTCAGGATGTGATTAATATCGTATCTTTTCGAATTGAGGAACAAGGCATTGGTTTCAGTCTTAGTAGAGATCCTAATATACCCAATGCGCTAATAGGAGATTCTAAAAGATTAGAACAGATTCTACTGAATCTTATCAACAATGCTGTAAAGTTTACCAATGAGGGTGGTGTATATTTTGATATCCGTTTGGTTGCCAGTACCGGCCCAAAATGCCATCTTGAATTTCAAGTAAAAGATACAGGTATTGGCATGAGTGAGGAACAAGTGAATCAGCTTTTTATACCATTTTCTCAAGCAGACGCTAGTATTAACAGGAGATTCGGTGGAACAGGACTTGGTCTTTCCATTGTCAAGAGTCTGGTTAATATGATGGAAGGTAGTATCAAAACCTATAGTACCCTTAAGGAGGGCTCAACTTTTATTATTAACTTAACGTTTGATGTTGATCGTGAAAAAGAGGTTGAAGCCGCGAAGAAGGGAGCAGCAATCTATTTTCAGAACCTCAGGACAATCGTTCTTGAGAAAACAGGTGCCAATATTAATTTGATGAAAAACTATTTAGGTAGTTTTGGTATGTCAGCAGAGTTTACAACAAGTCAAACCGATCTTGTTCAAGTACTCGAAGTTGCCAATCAAGACCGAATCAAGCCCTTTGATTTAGTGATTATTGACTATGCAACTTGTATTGAAGATGGATTTATGTTTGTTAATCATATTCGCAAGTATATAAAAATCAACTTCATACCCAAAATCATTATGCTTTTACCATTAAACAGAGATGACTTATTTAATAAAGTGTTTGAATATGAAATCGATATGGCCATAACCAAACCCATTATTCCATCCGTACTGTACAATGCAATCATAGAGATTTTCAAAGAAAAGGCCATCTTATCTCATAAACCGGTTGGAGAAAATATGGTTGAGGCTATTGAGAAAAAGGACTATGATTATCATCTATTGGTTGTTGAAGATAATAAAACCAATCAGTTTATTGCCAAATCTATTTTAGAGCAAGTAGGTTTCAAGGTGGACTTAGCAGACCATGGTGAGGATGGTCTTAGGCTTTTTACAAACAATCCAAACAGATATCAGTTGATTCTAATGGATCTGCATATGCCGATTATGAACGGTTATGATACAGCCAAAGCCATTCGTGAGTTGGATGAACAGATACCGATTGTTGCTATGACAGCAGATGCCATCATGGGTGTGGAAGAAAAATGTAAAGCCCATGGGATAGAGTACTACATCAGTAAACCTTTCGAACCGGAAGTATTGCTCAAAAAGATTATTAAGATCATAGAAGCATCAGGTTATAAACGACAAGAAACCGTATTGGATGAAAGTGATGGTCTTAAGTATCTTGGCAACAACATAGAGCTTTATAAAAAGGTCATTCAGGCTTATTATGAAGAAAATCAGGATACATCTAAGAAACTTGAGGAAGCCATAGATCAGAACAATTTTAAAGAAGCAGCTCAGATTGTTCATAAGATTAAAAGTAGTTCAGGCACCATTGGTGCGAAGAAGTTGTATCAAGTAGCACGAGACTACCAGAAAGCATTAGAAGATGAGAATCTATATCAGGTTAAAGAACTTAAGGATAGATTTTCAAATCTGCTTAAAATATTACTATTAGAAATTGAATCTAGATTGTCAAAGGATTAA
- a CDS encoding aldolase catalytic domain-containing protein codes for MMLEEINKVGSLLSYREDIKVMDCTVRDGGLMNDFRFDEEFVKNVYKACVKSGVDYMEFGYKSSKEYFSEDDFGPWKFSKEADLRRIVGDNDTDLKISVMADVGRTNYKEDILPKSESVIDMIRTACYIHQIPSAIEMVNDFHLKGYETSINVMAVSHVNERELDEALHLLGQSNVDIIYLVDSFGHYYPEEIRLLAKKYLDVGEQYNKKIGIHAHNNQQLAFANTIEALTLGISYLDATVSSLGRGAGNCPIELLLGFLKNPKYSLRPMLNVIENDVAKIKEQGIIWGYDVPYMITGQMNMHPRSAMKIVGTPAWGEFTKFYDEIMDED; via the coding sequence ATGATGTTAGAAGAAATCAATAAGGTTGGTAGTTTACTTTCCTATAGAGAAGATATTAAGGTCATGGATTGCACCGTTCGAGACGGTGGTTTAATGAATGATTTTAGATTTGATGAAGAATTTGTGAAGAATGTTTATAAAGCATGTGTCAAATCAGGTGTGGATTATATGGAATTTGGTTATAAATCCTCAAAAGAATACTTTAGTGAAGATGATTTTGGACCCTGGAAATTCAGTAAAGAAGCAGACCTTAGAAGAATTGTAGGGGATAACGATACAGATCTTAAAATCTCTGTGATGGCAGATGTGGGTCGAACCAACTATAAGGAAGATATCTTACCAAAGTCAGAGAGTGTCATTGATATGATACGTACAGCTTGTTATATTCATCAAATTCCTTCGGCGATTGAGATGGTGAATGATTTTCATCTAAAAGGTTATGAAACCAGTATTAATGTTATGGCTGTTTCTCATGTCAATGAACGAGAACTGGACGAAGCACTTCATCTATTGGGACAGTCGAATGTGGACATCATATATTTGGTGGATAGTTTTGGTCATTATTATCCTGAAGAAATCCGTTTATTGGCTAAAAAATATTTGGATGTGGGAGAGCAATATAATAAGAAGATTGGTATTCATGCTCATAACAATCAACAATTAGCATTTGCCAATACGATTGAAGCATTAACCCTTGGTATCAGTTATTTAGATGCGACGGTATCCAGTCTGGGAAGAGGTGCCGGTAATTGTCCGATTGAATTGTTATTAGGTTTTCTAAAGAATCCTAAGTACAGTTTGAGACCGATGTTGAATGTGATTGAGAATGATGTAGCAAAAATCAAAGAGCAAGGTATTATATGGGGGTATGATGTTCCTTATATGATTACCGGTCAGATGAATATGCATCCAAGATCAGCCATGAAGATAGTTGGAACACCGGCATGGGGTGAATTTACTAAGTTTTATGATGAGATTATGGATGAGGATTAG
- a CDS encoding peptide chain release factor 3 encodes MSNKKYNYNEEIQRRRTFAIISHPDAGKTTLTEKFLLYGGAIREAGSVKSRRSNKHAVSDWMEIEKQRGISVTSSVLQFNYQDHCINILDTPGHQDFSEDTYRTLIAADSAVMVIDSNKGVEAQTKKLFQVCKMRGIPIFTFINKMDRLGRDPFDLIDDLEEALGIRSYPVDWPIGNGKDFRGVYNRLEKRIELFNEGNHGQSMANIVTGEVTDDAFRLLLGSDLHDKLLEDIELLDMAGDDFDLHKIINGELTPVYFGSALTNFGVEPFLQSFLDITPPPMARKSNLGYIDPEDRNFTGFIFKIQANMDPNHRDRIAFLRICSGQYEKGMTVNHVNMGKKVKLAQPQQFMAQDRVIVESAFSGDIIGLHDPGIFNIGDTLTFDNIPLEYEGIPQFAPEFFMKISTINAMKRKQFLKGLTQLAQEGTIQVYRRPFAGTEELIVGVVGVLQFEVLEYRLTHEYGVEINTQRMPYRFIRWVNDDFDMNKLNLTMDSLVGHDKDDRPVIFFQNEWSIRMIQERNKGLVLRETSLVTL; translated from the coding sequence ATGTCAAATAAGAAATACAATTACAATGAAGAAATTCAAAGAAGGCGTACATTCGCCATCATATCTCACCCCGATGCGGGAAAAACTACGTTAACTGAAAAATTCTTGCTTTATGGCGGTGCTATCCGTGAAGCAGGCTCTGTTAAGTCCAGACGTTCTAACAAACACGCTGTTTCTGACTGGATGGAGATTGAAAAGCAAAGAGGTATATCCGTCACCTCCTCTGTTCTCCAATTCAACTACCAGGATCATTGTATCAACATCTTGGATACACCAGGACACCAGGACTTTAGTGAGGATACTTATCGTACGCTTATTGCTGCTGATAGTGCTGTCATGGTTATCGATAGTAATAAAGGTGTGGAAGCACAAACCAAAAAGCTATTTCAGGTTTGTAAAATGCGAGGCATTCCTATTTTTACTTTCATTAATAAGATGGATCGATTAGGTCGAGATCCTTTTGATTTGATTGATGATTTGGAAGAAGCCTTGGGCATTCGTTCTTACCCAGTAGATTGGCCCATCGGAAACGGTAAGGACTTTCGTGGTGTCTATAACCGTTTAGAAAAGCGTATTGAACTCTTTAATGAAGGTAATCATGGTCAGTCTATGGCTAACATCGTCACCGGAGAGGTTACCGATGATGCTTTCCGACTGCTTCTTGGTTCTGACTTACATGATAAATTACTAGAGGACATTGAATTGCTGGATATGGCTGGAGATGACTTTGATCTTCATAAGATTATAAATGGTGAATTGACGCCGGTTTATTTCGGAAGTGCTTTGACCAACTTTGGTGTAGAACCTTTTCTCCAAAGCTTTCTTGATATAACACCACCGCCTATGGCCAGAAAAAGTAATCTGGGCTATATTGACCCTGAAGATCGAAATTTTACTGGTTTTATCTTTAAGATTCAAGCCAACATGGACCCGAACCATAGGGATCGTATCGCTTTCCTAAGAATCTGTTCCGGTCAATACGAAAAAGGTATGACTGTTAATCATGTAAATATGGGTAAAAAGGTCAAACTGGCTCAACCTCAACAGTTTATGGCACAAGACAGGGTCATTGTTGAATCTGCTTTCTCAGGAGATATTATCGGTTTACATGATCCGGGTATTTTCAACATTGGCGATACGCTAACCTTCGACAATATACCTCTTGAATATGAAGGCATTCCCCAATTTGCACCTGAGTTCTTCATGAAGATCTCAACCATCAATGCGATGAAGCGAAAACAATTCTTAAAAGGCCTAACCCAATTGGCACAAGAAGGAACGATTCAGGTCTATCGCAGACCTTTTGCCGGGACTGAAGAGTTGATTGTAGGTGTTGTTGGGGTGTTGCAATTTGAAGTATTAGAATATCGTCTCACCCATGAATATGGCGTAGAAATCAATACCCAACGTATGCCTTATCGATTTATTCGTTGGGTCAATGATGATTTTGATATGAACAAGTTGAATCTGACTATGGATTCCTTAGTAGGACATGATAAAGATGACCGACCCGTCATCTTCTTCCAAAATGAATGGTCTATTAGAATGATTCAAGAAAGAAATAAAGGTTTGGTACTCAGAGAAACGTCATTAGTGACTTTGTAA
- a CDS encoding EAL and HDOD domain-containing protein — protein MDIFVARQPIFNKNLAVIAYELLYRDSDKNYFNTSIASNIATAILLMNSYFHFGIDHLVGQSTAFINFDARLIHSDIPQLLSTKNVVIEILEDVKPEPHTLEKLERLRRDGYTIAIDDFVLDYPYHEIINLSQIIKVDFLNNSRDDIQKICYKYRKQGKLLLAEKVETHEDFEWAKKLGFDYFQGYFFARPHMIKSKDLTGSSSQFLRLFEALQESEPDFKKITRIIEIDVFLTYKLLRIVNSSFSLGTQIASVHQALSILGINAFSKWLSLASLQTLSKSHATELVKTAMVRSKFLEHMAFHATSLEGHEDELALMGILSVIDVLLQEPMKEVVKNLPLTPDVKKTFLGEENLYLYPYQLCLAYEQGDFSNLEAYADMIEYDLHQLSLDYIDAVKWAEGLFSYMNDLDSEFVTK, from the coding sequence TTGGATATTTTTGTTGCGCGTCAGCCCATCTTTAATAAGAATCTTGCCGTGATAGCGTATGAACTCTTATACCGTGATAGTGATAAGAATTATTTTAATACAAGCATCGCATCTAATATCGCTACAGCCATACTTCTCATGAACAGCTACTTCCACTTTGGTATCGATCATTTAGTAGGTCAGTCGACGGCTTTTATTAATTTTGATGCTCGCTTAATCCACTCGGACATTCCCCAACTGTTGTCAACAAAAAACGTGGTCATCGAAATCTTAGAGGATGTCAAACCGGAACCACATACCTTAGAAAAACTGGAACGGCTTAGACGAGATGGCTATACAATCGCTATTGATGATTTTGTCTTGGACTATCCTTACCATGAAATCATCAATCTGTCTCAAATAATCAAAGTCGATTTTTTAAACAATTCAAGAGATGACATTCAAAAGATATGTTACAAATATAGAAAGCAAGGCAAATTGCTCCTAGCAGAAAAAGTTGAAACCCACGAAGATTTTGAATGGGCTAAAAAACTTGGTTTTGACTATTTTCAAGGCTATTTTTTTGCGCGTCCTCATATGATAAAGAGCAAAGACCTAACAGGAAGTTCATCTCAGTTTCTACGTCTTTTTGAAGCCCTACAAGAGTCTGAGCCGGATTTTAAGAAAATTACCCGTATCATTGAAATCGATGTTTTTTTAACCTATAAATTATTACGTATCGTTAACTCAAGCTTTTCACTGGGCACTCAAATAGCATCTGTACATCAAGCCCTTTCCATACTTGGAATCAATGCTTTTAGCAAGTGGCTGTCCTTGGCTTCCTTGCAAACGCTAAGCAAATCTCATGCAACGGAATTGGTCAAAACCGCTATGGTACGGTCAAAGTTTCTTGAGCATATGGCTTTTCATGCAACTTCCTTAGAAGGTCATGAAGACGAACTGGCATTGATGGGTATCCTTTCTGTCATTGATGTTCTACTTCAAGAACCTATGAAAGAAGTTGTCAAGAACCTTCCACTCACACCGGATGTTAAGAAAACCTTTCTTGGCGAAGAAAACCTTTATCTCTATCCTTACCAATTATGCTTGGCCTATGAACAGGGTGATTTTTCTAATCTTGAAGCTTATGCGGATATGATTGAATATGATCTCCACCAACTTTCTCTCGATTATATTGATGCTGTTAAATGGGCTGAAGGACTTTTCTCCTATATGAATGACCTAGATAGCGAATTTGTAACAAAATAA
- a CDS encoding chemotaxis protein CheX, translating into MANVEYINPFIAASKRVMKDFCNIDTEMGKPYLTKTVFEGDKFVILVGITGQLTGQVILSMSNETACNIASHMMMGMPVTELNDMAASAVSELANMILGNTATIFSTQGIIIDITPPSILVGKDMTITVSDSKTICVPLTYESDYALELNIAIKSKE; encoded by the coding sequence ATGGCAAATGTTGAATATATCAATCCTTTCATCGCCGCATCTAAGAGGGTCATGAAAGATTTTTGCAATATCGATACAGAGATGGGTAAGCCCTATCTGACAAAAACAGTTTTTGAAGGTGATAAGTTTGTTATCTTAGTGGGTATTACAGGACAACTCACAGGTCAAGTTATACTCAGTATGTCCAATGAGACAGCTTGTAATATTGCATCACACATGATGATGGGTATGCCTGTCACAGAACTGAATGATATGGCTGCAAGTGCTGTCAGTGAGCTGGCCAACATGATTCTTGGTAACACAGCAACCATTTTTTCGACGCAAGGGATTATCATTGATATTACGCCGCCATCCATTCTAGTCGGTAAAGATATGACAATTACAGTAAGTGACTCAAAAACCATCTGTGTCCCTTTAACTTATGAAAGTGATTATGCGCTTGAATTAAACATTGCCATTAAATCCAAAGAATAA
- a CDS encoding HDOD domain-containing protein translates to MTLEALIEKVDDIPAFPQTVINIMALLKEPRSAAVDIEREVMKDQGLTTKLLKMANSAFYSGRRQIKTVADATVLLGFDTVQTLVLASTVGKVMEKELKGYSYERNALWRQSQISAIMARTIAKKAKYANPDIAYTAGLLKDVGKVILDEYVHESYQEILTKISNEVMPYVAAEEEILGFNHGQVGARIVEKWNLASELVDAIEFHHKPFQSIDNIELVSIVHISDGLVMMMGIHEGIDTLGHEFFTDAVKILNLDEADLNQIMKDVEKIVSEEQIFI, encoded by the coding sequence ATGACATTAGAAGCATTAATAGAAAAAGTAGATGATATACCGGCATTTCCACAGACGGTCATCAACATCATGGCATTGCTCAAGGAGCCAAGGTCTGCTGCGGTAGATATAGAACGTGAAGTCATGAAAGATCAAGGATTAACAACAAAGTTATTAAAGATGGCTAATTCCGCATTTTATAGTGGAAGACGTCAGATAAAAACGGTTGCAGATGCGACTGTTCTTTTAGGTTTTGATACAGTTCAAACGCTTGTTTTGGCATCTACAGTTGGTAAAGTCATGGAAAAAGAACTAAAGGGTTACTCCTATGAGCGTAATGCACTTTGGCGACAGTCACAGATTTCAGCGATTATGGCAAGAACCATTGCAAAAAAAGCCAAGTATGCCAATCCGGATATCGCATACACTGCCGGTTTGCTTAAAGATGTTGGTAAAGTCATTTTGGATGAATACGTTCATGAATCATATCAAGAGATTCTAACAAAGATTAGCAATGAGGTTATGCCTTACGTAGCTGCAGAAGAAGAAATTCTAGGCTTTAATCATGGTCAAGTAGGTGCACGTATTGTTGAAAAATGGAATCTGGCCTCTGAACTGGTGGATGCTATTGAATTTCACCATAAGCCTTTTCAATCCATAGATAACATTGAATTGGTGTCTATTGTACATATATCGGATGGTTTGGTCATGATGATGGGTATTCATGAAGGTATAGATACACTTGGTCACGAATTTTTTACGGATGCAGTAAAGATTCTGAATCTGGATGAAGCAGATTTGAACCAAATCATGAAGGATGTAGAAAAAATTGTTTCAGAAGAGCAAATATTTATATAG
- a CDS encoding helix-turn-helix domain-containing protein, whose amino-acid sequence MKNSLIKEKLKNLDIHYKHPSYALECKLLKEIRQGYLASAAHTLKEINALEKPSLARDSIRSTKNSLIGSCTLFTRAVIEAGVNSEDAFDLSDVFIKHIESLDKKEDLVNFEYEMLETCTKLIQNTVIFNYPFPISKVAKHIYENATSKITVSTLAELTHLSPDYLSKLFYKEVGMSITDYIQKHKVEVAKNFLEFSQMKVTDIATLLEFCNPGYFSNVFKNHTGMSPALYRKSTTIDT is encoded by the coding sequence GTGAAAAATTCCTTGATAAAAGAAAAACTCAAAAATCTGGATATACATTATAAACATCCCTCCTATGCTCTCGAGTGCAAATTATTGAAAGAAATTAGACAAGGTTATTTGGCAAGTGCCGCACACACTCTTAAAGAAATAAACGCCCTTGAAAAACCCAGTTTAGCTAGGGATTCAATTCGGTCCACAAAAAACTCTCTTATAGGGTCTTGTACATTGTTTACACGTGCAGTCATAGAAGCCGGTGTCAATTCAGAAGACGCCTTCGATTTAAGTGATGTTTTTATCAAACATATAGAAAGCTTAGATAAAAAAGAGGATCTTGTTAACTTTGAATATGAGATGCTTGAAACATGTACCAAGCTTATTCAAAATACTGTTATTTTCAACTACCCGTTCCCAATCTCCAAAGTGGCTAAGCATATCTATGAAAATGCTACTTCAAAAATAACTGTATCCACTTTGGCCGAGCTGACCCACTTGTCGCCGGATTATCTTTCAAAGCTTTTTTATAAAGAAGTTGGTATGTCCATAACTGATTACATACAAAAGCATAAAGTAGAAGTTGCAAAAAACTTTTTAGAATTTTCACAAATGAAGGTGACCGATATTGCAACACTTCTTGAATTTTGTAATCCGGGTTACTTTTCCAATGTTTTCAAAAATCATACCGGGATGAGTCCCGCTCTCTATAGAAAATCTACCACTATAGATACTTAG
- a CDS encoding ABC transporter substrate-binding protein, translated as MKRLLTIIMVLAMVTALFAGCGKTETPETGEMTETETGTETETETPASTEGQSVVIYQNKVEIGEQLMAFAALYEEETGVEVTVKTSGGDTPYAENLKAEFQSDRQPDIYVIEGMGGYNTWKTKLTPFENEEWMDLTTLEFAVDGQVYGFPVAVEAWGMAYNKDILDQAGVDPATLTSQEAYKEAFEKIDGMKDELGLKSVVAMAAGPDMRWVTGLHNFNGYLSAGLEYGDTTVLDKLNSGEADLERLTQYADWVELLFAYSDNAVLLTGNYDAQVGQFATGQAAFVHQGNWIDPWLTDNGVDFPMGFAPHASVYGEHNAIFIGAPSYYVLNSDSPNQEAAKAFLNYMATTEAGHNYMVNEAKMVPAFTNVTLVPDTPLSANVTEWLKKENGAYTWLQNDMPDGFGMGTIAPLYESYAKGDLDKEAFIAQLVAKIEENK; from the coding sequence ATGAAAAGATTGTTAACAATAATAATGGTACTTGCAATGGTAACAGCATTGTTTGCCGGCTGTGGGAAAACAGAGACCCCAGAGACAGGTGAAATGACAGAAACAGAAACAGGAACAGAGACAGAAACAGAAACACCAGCATCAACAGAAGGCCAAAGCGTCGTCATCTATCAGAACAAAGTAGAGATTGGCGAACAACTGATGGCATTTGCAGCACTGTATGAAGAAGAAACAGGTGTAGAAGTAACAGTCAAAACATCCGGTGGTGACACCCCATACGCAGAGAACCTAAAAGCAGAATTCCAATCTGATAGACAACCAGACATCTATGTAATAGAAGGTATGGGCGGATACAACACATGGAAAACAAAACTTACACCATTTGAAAACGAAGAATGGATGGATTTAACAACACTCGAATTTGCAGTAGACGGTCAAGTATATGGTTTCCCAGTAGCCGTTGAAGCATGGGGAATGGCATATAACAAAGACATCTTAGATCAAGCAGGTGTGGATCCTGCAACCTTAACATCACAAGAAGCGTACAAAGAAGCCTTCGAAAAAATCGATGGTATGAAAGACGAACTAGGTCTCAAATCTGTCGTAGCGATGGCAGCAGGACCAGATATGAGATGGGTAACAGGCTTACATAACTTTAACGGTTACTTATCAGCAGGCCTAGAGTATGGAGACACAACAGTACTAGACAAACTCAACAGTGGCGAAGCAGACCTAGAGCGCTTAACACAGTATGCAGACTGGGTAGAACTACTCTTTGCATATTCAGACAATGCGGTATTATTAACAGGTAACTATGACGCACAAGTTGGCCAATTTGCAACCGGACAAGCAGCCTTTGTACATCAAGGAAACTGGATTGACCCATGGTTAACAGACAATGGCGTAGACTTCCCAATGGGCTTTGCACCTCATGCATCCGTATATGGTGAGCACAATGCAATCTTCATAGGCGCACCATCATACTATGTACTCAACAGTGACAGCCCGAACCAAGAAGCAGCAAAAGCATTCTTAAACTACATGGCAACAACAGAAGCAGGACACAACTACATGGTTAACGAAGCAAAAATGGTACCAGCCTTCACAAACGTAACCCTAGTACCGGACACCCCACTATCAGCCAATGTAACAGAGTGGTTAAAGAAAGAAAACGGTGCCTATACATGGTTACAAAACGACATGCCGGACGGATTTGGAATGGGAACCATCGCACCACTATATGAAAGTTATGCAAAAGGCGATTTAGACAAAGAAGCCTTCATAGCACAACTGGTAGCAAAAATAGAAGAAAACAAATAA
- a CDS encoding carbohydrate ABC transporter permease: MTEGEGKCMNKKSKEKLVFWLFLVPALSSFILVVVVPFVMGVYYSMTDWTAVAGQEANWVGINNYRSMFSDLEFRYSFIRTFLFTLLSVISINVVALTFAFLVTREIRFKNFFRAGFFIPNLIGGLVLGYIWQFIFKSVVPSVGTLLGIEALEKYSS; encoded by the coding sequence ATGACCGAGGGAGAAGGAAAGTGTATGAATAAAAAATCAAAAGAAAAACTAGTATTCTGGTTGTTCCTAGTACCGGCCTTGTCAAGTTTCATCCTCGTAGTGGTCGTACCATTTGTCATGGGCGTCTATTACTCCATGACAGACTGGACAGCCGTCGCAGGACAAGAAGCCAACTGGGTAGGCATTAACAACTACAGGAGCATGTTTAGTGACTTGGAATTTAGGTACTCCTTCATAAGGACCTTCCTATTCACCTTGTTAAGCGTCATCTCCATCAACGTCGTGGCCTTAACATTCGCCTTTTTAGTCACAAGAGAAATCCGGTTCAAAAACTTCTTTAGAGCAGGCTTTTTCATCCCTAACCTAATAGGGGGATTGGTACTTGGTTACATCTGGCAGTTCATCTTCAAAAGCGTCGTACCCTCAGTTGGAACCCTACTTGGCATAGAAGCACTAGAAAAGTACTCATCCTAG